The Macadamia integrifolia cultivar HAES 741 unplaced genomic scaffold, SCU_Mint_v3 scaffold3054, whole genome shotgun sequence genomic interval CAAAGTTCTGATTTTGAAGTTAGATTTATTTGCTTGTGCTCGAAATAGGAAAGTAAATATTTGATTAGGATTCCTAATACAGAGAGTTGGATTTGGATTCTAATTGGGCATTGGTTATCTATTTGGTAAAAATTGGTTGggcaattaattttttaatgggttttagtttttaatatttaaagggtatttggcataaataagtaccAAAGCTGGTTCAGTATCAATTCCAGACCAGGTGGTCAAAACAGACCAGTTTCGACGGTGATACGTGAATTTACATAGGTGGTTTAACCAGGTTCTGGTTGAAACATTGAAAATAAGGTCAAAACATGCGAAACACATGTAATTTTTGTTGAAATGGCTTGAAACCTGGTCGAAACCAGGTACAAATCCAATTCGACCCCTCACCTCGTCTTGGCGTAGCTTGATACTGCGAAATAGAAACTTGAAGTTTCAACCGAGATTAAGAACGATGATAGGTAGAATAGATAGTTGAAATGCACATTTTTGATGAGTCAGTGGTAGGATAATTTTAGCATCTATGTTGGTAGAAAGTTTGCTAGTCATCTTCCAACTCATTTAGTGTCTAGGAAATCGGAGGTCCACCTTGGATGGTTCTGTTTATAAAGTAAGGATATCCTGTTAAAGGTATCTTTCAATGAATTTTAGCACCATAGCAATGCTCGGTCGGTATTTAGGTTTGGCTGTATGAATCTTCTTCTTAGGCTGTTTTGTCTAGGGCCATGTCTTATTGCGGATGTTCTGATTAATTCTATTTTTATCTTTGCTAGCTGTTTCCTGATCCTCTTAGAGCCTATAATCTGCATTTAGCGGTTTCCCCTTAGTTTTCCCCTTGTCTTTATTGCACGTGGTCAAACCATTGACTTAGTTATTAATCTTGGGAGGTCGTAGTCCTTCACATATTTCACATTCTGATATTATTTTATCAACATAGTTGTTTAATTTGTTCGCTGCATTAACCTTATCTTGGGTAATCTTCCCATGTACCTCTCCAGTTGCATAACAATTCATGGCTATTTCTTTACTAATGTTGACCTCTCTTTCCATGATCTTCATGCACTGGTAGGATTGGACGACTGAGCTCATATCTGCTTATGCTTCTTATCTATGATATATGGTCAATGCATATGAAACTTGATAATTGCacaaaaataatggaattgttgcttttaatttttaaacatATCCTACTGATTATTTTTTTACCCAcgataaataataatttataggACCTTAAATTCCCAATAAGTTGCATGGTGGAGTTGAACTTCTTCGTAAGCTGTCCTATTATGCACACGTGCCAGGTTATATGATCAGACTAAGCAGATTTTTATGCAATTAGTTGCTTGCATTTCCCTGAATTTTCTGGAGAACAGTCTGtctaaatttctgtttctttcattctttaGATTGCCATGCAAATTTGGCTTCCTTGCCTTTTGGATCTGGAATTTTGCCATTTATGAAACAAGTTATGCAGCATTGGGTTCTCGACATTGTTCATTAACTTCTGAATGGTTTTGCTGTTTACCTGCTTTTGTTCAGCCTGGTTTTGGATACCAGCAGCAACTTGTTCCTGGGATGAGGCCTGGTGGTGCTCCCATGGCAAATTTCTTTGTTCCAATGGTTCAGCAAGGTCAGCAGGGTCAACGGCCAGGGGGTAGACGTGCAGGGGCAGGACCAGTGCAACAAAACCAACAGCCAGTGCCTCCAATGCAACAGCAGGTATAGGTGATGCAGTTTatctttgttttctctctttaatTCCACAAATGTATTTCAACAACAACCACAACCTTATTCCACaaatgtattattatttttattgttttgatggCAGATGCTTCCAAGGGGAGGACGCATGTATCGGTACCCACCAGGACGTAACATGCCTGACATGCCCATGCCTGGGGTTCCTGGTGGCATGCTTTCTATGCCATATGACATGGGCGGCATGCCATTGAGAGATGCTGCAATACCACAGCCTATTCCTATTAGTGCTTTGGCTTCTGCCCTGGCAAATGCAACACCTGAACAACAGAGGACGGTATGGTTTTGCTTTTCTGTTTGAGCAGTCGAACTTAAAATTAGATATAGGAGAAATTTTTCTAcaccatgggtgaagaaaaagtaCACCCATCTAGGGTTGTAAATGTTCTGTCTCCTATAGTACGATAATACTCCTGTACTGCCCCCTGATACCCAATGCACACCATATGAACCCCTCAGAATCCCTTGACCCACAGATTAACACATGAATGCTAATATTCTTATTTTATGTTTGTATAGATGCTGGGGGAAAGTCTGTACCCGCTAGTTGATCAGCTTGAGCATGAAATGGCGGCTAAAGTGACAGGAATGCTGCTGGAGATGGACCAGACAGAGGTCTTGCATTTGCTCGAGTCACCAGACGCTTTGAAAGCGAAGGTTGCGGAGGCCATGGAGGTTCTGAGGAATGTTCAGCAGCAGGCAAGCAGTCCAACTGACCAACTGGCCTCATTGTCGCTTGGTGACAACCTTGTTCCTTGAATGAGTGTTTGACATACAGTTTGATTACTGGTGCTGGATTTTAAATAAACTATTTCTAGGGTGTTTATGATACACTGTTGATTTACTTTGATCTGGAGATAACTGGATTTGTGTTTTGCTACAATTTCATTTGGGGAATTCGTTACCTAATCTTCTTCATAATTCCTTGCTTCAATAACCGTTTTTAGAATTAATCCTCTTTATAGGGATCTCTGCTTGATTGTTGATGTATGAGAATGATCTTTTGTTCCctatagtaattttttttttttttgggggctaacgatgggtatctaggtcttcggcttgactagtcctgTGGGCCTGGATTGGGTTAtatcagggttgaatgagaaccattcaacatgcactgaaagcagtgaaagaactacacccccatgtgaggccttaaggagataagaggagtggaactcagaaccacatgttTCATGAGGCGAAGAtgccttgccaactcggctacctcGTATAAAGTAGATATCTCTGATCTTGTGGGGTataattctatttataatatatcTGTATTGTCAACACCACAATTattagaaatttttatttggtaTACAGAATCATACCCCACACGATTATTAGATTTTTTGGAAattcaatctattttttaataatacatgcatgaaaaaaaagaaaattccaaacTAACAATAATGCGTTAGCAATCAGAGCTGGTTCATGTTTAGATTAACAAGACAGTTTGTCCATAACCAATACTTAGAAAGTCTTGTTGACGGTTTGTTGAAATGCTTAATGAAGTCCAAAGATGCAAATTTTGAACAAGCTTACAATCTTCCTTCTCTCTCGACTATTCATGGGTTGACAGTGGACactattttggtcattttcgTAATACCAATATTTGTGGTGTTGTAAATCTGTTAAAATAAATATTGGGTGATAATTCATTAGCTGAGACATATTTTTGGTTAAGGACAatgttttagtttttcttcaccaGTGCTGAACGATGGGATGGTCTAGATGTTatcttcctctctctccaccTCTCCTCTTCCTATTGTCTAGGGTGATAATGGGTCATCGTGAATGGATTTCCCATGGCCATGGAAAATTCCATCTTTTGGTTGATCTGACAAGGACCCAGTTTTTATGCGGGGACATGTATATACACATGGTCAAGCCTTACAATTGTTGGATTGGGATGGAGAGGCAGAAGTGTAATTACATATCCCCCTCTCCCTCATCTAATGAGTGAAGGTACAACCGTGCATAAAATCTTTTGCCATCGGAtagttttcttttccattttttaggtGGAGGGCTGAGATACAATTTGGGTTTATTATAATTCAAGATATTTTTTTTCGAATCTCACGGAATTGGCATCAAAGATCGGATAGAAATCCTCTGTGGGAAGCAATCTTTGCGGAGGTTGGCAGAGAGCATCTGCGATGTTGACATGTGGATGGTCAGATCGTCATTCTGCTGGGAGATGGTACCCTCTTCGGTTCTGAAATTCGGATTTTGCAAAAGTCGGTTCATCTTCGACCAAAACCAACCCTAGGTTTCTGtttccccctcttcttttccttccttcctctcttcttttgatGGGCACCGGTTGGTGGTGCCCCATCAGTGGGTGGTCACCGGTTGGTAAAACAATTGCTTAGGATCATTTAtccaccggtggatggtcatcGGAAGATGGGTCTCACCGGCGGATGGGACAGACACTCACATTCTGAGCTTTATGGTCACCTGTTGGTCCCTCCGGTGGATGGGCTGGGTGGTCATCATCGGTGGGACCCCGAGAGTGAGGTCTTTTCCCGGATCCCATCCTCAATGTATATTGCTTCTATTGTGGTCCCAACCATGGTGAATTCTACCATCTTTTTAGGTGGGATCAACCAAATGCCTAATTACCCATTTAGGTGGTTTCAACACCCTTTAGGTCTATGGACTTTTCTTAGGGCTGCATGTAGTGAAATCTTACATACTTGGGTTGATCAACGAGTAGGAAACATGCTCCCAAGAGTCGGGTTCCATTTGTACACCAAAACCCAATCTGTAACCTAGGCCTTACTAGGTAATTAATCCTTTAGAATGGTTGCATGCTTTCATGCTAGATAAGGTGAAATTGAAACATACACGCAAAGGAATGCAATGCCACCATTAGATCACACTTCTATGAGCCGATTCAACAATTATCCTGCCAAAGTCCTTAAATAATATTGACTCAAGTATTGCCATACAGGTTGCCGTCATTTCTATTGTTGGATCACCGAAAGAGGCAGGATATGAAACCGCCATGAGAGAATAACCATGTCTATCAAGGCAAAGGAATCCAATACCACCATTAAATATATCCGGTATCACAATTGAACCACAACTGAATTTAATAAAACCTGTAGGTGGTACAGCCCAAGAAACAAGTGATGGAGAATCATGAACAATAGTATCACATACTCTATTAGACGCTCCATATTGATGCCCAGATTGTTCATTGTAGACACTAGACCAGATTGTGCATTCTAGTATTCCAAATAAGCGTTTTGTGATGCTTGGGAATGTATTACCACAAGATTGGAGAGAAATGAAGGGTTTGGGGAAACTGCCACACCCCGTTTCTCTAAAGCCTTGGCTGTATGACCTGGACATCATTCGATGACCTGTCAATTCTCCACGATCCTGATGCGGTACTCTAACAACACACAACCAACAAGATAATCTAACAAAATTAGATACCGTAGTAAGGTTATATTGTAATTGTAGGCTGATGAACTACTAGATGCTATCACAATTAGTTATAGACTTGTCTGCTTATGAGATCACCACCCAATAAGTACAGTATTATCAATGCAAATAATAattataccaaaagaataaaaaagaatggaagatgaTTTTAATAATCATCATAGTGCCCCATAAGCACATCCCTCGTATACACAATCATGGTCATGCTCTGCGTACTCTTGAGTTCATGATTCCTTGACTACGCTAGCCGGTGCCTCACCCAGCCCAGATGCCTAACACATgtatcaccatctaaaaaggggaTACAAATGTGGGATGAGCTTCATAAAGTCTAGTAAGGGATGGGAGCATACAGGCACACACATATAATAATGATGAAATGATATACTCAACCAAAGATCGTGATGCAACATGTATCAATTTATAACGTAATATACCTAGTCAATCATACTAAGTTTGATAGATTGGTACTAGTGCTACGCAACGCATGTGGCATCCCTTTCCCAATACGTCGGGCCTGGTGATATAAGCTAGTTGCAATTAGGATTCAGCCGGTCCTGGAACAGATCTTGGTCTTCCCAGCCATCCCCTAGTTTAATAACCCCACAAACTGCATCGGCCACCGTGGACTCACCTACAGTCATGTTGTACAACGCTCTTGTATGGCAACGCACACATCATACAACAGACTTGGTATTTTGAAACGAACCTCGGACATACCCATTGAGATTAGCCAATACATTTTCCCCTATTGACAAGAGATTGTAACACAGGGATTTTAATCTTAGCCATGTACATTCTACATGTATGTAGTCACACAAATAACAATATGAACACACCTAGGGCACACAGTACTAGAACACTCTTGGCCACACTGTGGCCTTCACCATCCATACCCACATCTCAACCTCATACTCACTTTCCACATCTCAACCTCATACTCACTTTCCACATTCTGAACTCGTATATGATCTCAACCTCACAATCACATGATTAGATAGAATTTTAAATATTCACATGTATGTGACATCACAATATGAACATGcatgaaagaaattaaaatggaaacACTCCACAAATTAAAACAGACACTCACTCACCTATTTGTCACGAATCAGTGAAATTAACAACTCTTGTTATTCATGTATCCTCACCACGTTTTGAGATTTCAACCTAGCTAATACAAGCGTATAGGTCATTTTTATATTCCCAAAACACCCCTAGTAGGTCCTCTACTGAAGTCCCAACTAACATTGTAAAACAAGGCATAATTACTGTAACTAGTTGATGGAACCGGGGGATGACCCTGAACCGGTTGGTGTGACCGGTGGATAAATCTGAGAGCCATTTCCCTATCAAAAATCCAACCGGTCGATGCAACCAGTGAATGCTTTAGTCAGTCGGTTGGCCTAGAATTTTGGCATTTCTTGCCCCATCTTGCCCGGATGTGATATATTCCACACAGGTTCTTTTACCCTCTCAGGGTAATGTAGGATTTGGTTTTATGGTGGGTGATTTGACCATCACCCACCGTTGGTTCAATTTGGTGTTCCTCTCCCATATGGGGTTTTTAACACCATGGTTCACATGCATACATGCTACGGAGACCTAGGTTAGGGCATGCATGCATGAGTCCACCACCCCTAAGCTCCTATTTGTGAGTATTAAGGTAAGGACAGTTCCCACTTAGCTAAGGTCACCCAAATTTGTAGAGTGGACaaggagaaaatagaaaaagagggAAAGTGAGGCCTACCTTGTAAGGACGGATGAGTGATGCTCACAAGTGAAATCCTTGTGCAactcttccttcctccttcccttccttcttctataTCCTCTTTAAAttgagaaatgagaaaatgaggGGTGGTTGGGCATTAAACAGGTTCATTAAATAACCAAAACCTATTTTACTAATCAATGAGTTTTGCCCATATTGGGTTAATCCAATGATCGACAGGGTGGGTCCACCTCCATGTGGTTCATGTCCAATAATCCATCAATATGCAAATGGGGACATACAATGGAGGGGTTTCGGGGCATGCAAGTATGTAGcagtgggtcccacacacaATTAATCTCTTTTAGAGCAGTTAAAGGGTCTTCCGGTGATGCAACTGGCTGGTCCATGTTAGGATGTTTACCCGAGCTTTCTTGGAGGTTTAAATCCCTTCTAGTATTGCCAGCATGACTAGCAGTAGTACAAAGGATCATCCTTCCCTTCTCAATAGTAAATTGCTGCAATCCAGTAGTCTTTAGTACCAAGCAACTCTGATGCATCATTTGCTACCATGAAAAGGATAGTTAGATTAGAGTAAATGTGTAGCAAAAACGATGGAGGCTTTattttggttgcaaggggaattatagggaagggaagtgaaaactttatatttaaaaaataatttttgtaatcattaccccatgtgacaaTATCATTAACCTCAGATCATTCCATATTTtcgttacaaaaaaaaaaattttaaaaaaaaaaaaatcattccatattttgcTATTAAATTtctctttactttgcatccaaaaccctttgctataactTGTAGAATAAAAGTTACATtgaaaatatatcattattaaatatgattaaaaaatttaaatagtttatacaatcacatgaagtaattattataaaaaattattttttaagtataaaaattttacttccttCCCCTTGAATATCCCTTGCAACTAATCATAGCCGGAGAGAATTTGTGTTGGAGAGATATTATGTGGAAAGAGCTAGGTAAGAAACGATGGAGTACCTTCTCTCTTCATGTTCTACCTCTTGAAGGTGACACGTCAAAATTCCACATAGGCTGCCTTAGGCctaaataagaagaaagaatctACTTGGTTGTGTATGTCCATTGCCTAGACAAAGCAGGTGCAGAAAGATTGCTTTCCTGCAACACTGAAGATGCTTGCACATGCCCTCCCATTGGACGTGTGTATTAACGTGTATCTATGCCAGAAGGCAGCATTCTCTTGCCCTAAATAAGGAGAAAGAACCCTACTTGCTTGCATGtgtctatgcctagacatagtAGGTGCAAAAAGTTTGTGCTGCCCCAGCACTAAAATGCATGCACTCGCCCTCCCATTGGCAGTGTGCATTGGCATGTACCTACGCCAGCGGGCAGCATTCTCTTACCCTAAGTAAGAAGAAAGCACTGCTTGCTTGCATGTATCTACACCTAGAAATAGCAAGTGTGAAAGTGTGAAAAGATTGTGTTGCCCCCCGCATTGAAGAAGCTTGCGCACACCCTCCTATTGGCTGCGTACTGACATGTACTTGCATAATCAAGCAACATTCTCTTGCCCAAAATAGGATAAATGAGAAACTATTTTGCTTTGTTGAAAAGCTACATGAAAGAAACTCCTAATCTCAAAAGGATAACTCGGGTAGCAAGGAAACAAAGTCCTAGCTATCATTAACATGGTCTTAAAACTAGGGATCGATCTCTGACCGATCTAGGCTAGTTAATATCTAGGATCGAACCATATTAGACAGATTTATCCCtactttttaataaaaatcatttttattacCATTTTACTCTTATGCCTTACCAGTGAATCGGTC includes:
- the LOC122067672 gene encoding polyadenylate-binding protein 8-like yields the protein MQLVACISLNFLENSLSKFLFLSFFRLPCKFGFLAFWIWNFAIYETSYAALGSRHCSLTSEWFCCLPAFVQPGFGYQQQLVPGMRPGGAPMANFFVPMVQQGQQGQRPGGRRAGAGPVQQNQQPVPPMQQQMLPRGGRMYRYPPGRNMPDMPMPGVPGGMLSMPYDMGGMPLRDAAIPQPIPISALASALANATPEQQRTMLGESLYPLVDQLEHEMAAKVTGMLLEMDQTEVLHLLESPDALKAKVAEAMEVLRNVQQQASSPTDQLASLSLGDNLVP